A genome region from Paracoccus stylophorae includes the following:
- a CDS encoding ring-cleaving dioxygenase, with the protein MLDQIKGLHHVTSMASDAQENNDFFTRVLGLRRVKKTVNFDAPDVYHLYYGDRVGTPGSVMTYFPFPHIAQGRRGTGAVSETAFAVPQGSLDYWRDRLADAGAGEVQDDTRFGEKRLRFAGPDGDGFALVEVADDPRAAFAEGPVPADRGIHGFRGVTMRLRDGAATAELLKFMGYRELGREGALIRLGIEGGNGADIVDLEVLPDADRAREGAGSVHHVAFAVENREAQAEVRRALLQAGAHVTPVIDRDYFWAIYFRTPGGVLFEIATNEPGFDRDEDVAHLGEALKLPDQHAHLRARLEKTLAPIAG; encoded by the coding sequence ATGCTCGACCAGATCAAGGGCCTGCACCATGTCACCTCGATGGCCTCGGATGCGCAGGAGAACAACGATTTCTTCACCCGAGTGCTCGGCCTGCGCCGGGTCAAGAAGACGGTGAATTTCGACGCCCCCGATGTCTATCACCTCTATTACGGCGACCGCGTCGGCACGCCGGGATCGGTGATGACCTATTTCCCGTTCCCGCATATCGCCCAAGGCCGTCGCGGCACCGGCGCGGTGTCGGAAACCGCCTTTGCGGTGCCCCAAGGGTCGCTGGATTACTGGCGCGACCGGCTGGCGGATGCCGGCGCGGGCGAGGTGCAGGATGACACCCGCTTCGGCGAGAAGCGCCTGCGCTTTGCCGGTCCCGACGGCGACGGCTTTGCGCTGGTCGAGGTGGCGGACGATCCGCGCGCGGCCTTTGCCGAGGGTCCGGTGCCGGCCGATCGCGGCATCCACGGCTTTCGCGGCGTGACCATGCGCCTGCGCGATGGCGCCGCCACGGCCGAGTTGCTGAAATTCATGGGCTATCGCGAACTGGGCCGCGAAGGCGCGCTGATCCGGCTGGGGATCGAGGGCGGCAACGGCGCCGATATCGTCGATCTCGAGGTGCTGCCCGATGCCGACCGGGCGCGCGAGGGGGCGGGCTCGGTCCACCACGTGGCTTTCGCGGTCGAGAACCGCGAGGCGCAGGCCGAGGTTCGCCGCGCGCTGCTGCAGGCCGGCGCCCATGTCACGCCGGTGATCGACCGCGACTATTTCTGGGCGATCTATTTCCGCACCCCCGGCGGCGTTCTGTTCGAGATCGCCACCAACGAGCCGGGCTTCGACCGCGACGAGGATGTGGCGCATCTGGGCGAGGCGCTGAAACTGCCCGACCAGCACGCCCATCTGCGCGCGCGGCTGGAAAAGACCCTGGCCCCGATCGCCGGCTGA
- a CDS encoding LysR family transcriptional regulator: MGELESIRVFLAVAEQQGFAAAARQLGLTPASVTRTVAALEERMGLQLLVRTTRKVSLTSAGAVYAARVAPLAQALAQASEETREAQGLTAGRIRISAPMSLGLKVLPTVLSQFATLHPQTQVSVSLSDSFVDIVEEDYDLAIRVSGPPTDKSTIWRKICKVPRVLVASSDLVTARGAPQTPEDLARFDCLGYGADARAEMWDLSRGPGRRSHKARGPFRANNGDLLAQLVLNGEGIALLPRFIVADDLDAGRLVQVLPDWSAPDVWLTLYYPPYDRLPPRVATFSDFFETHVKETCVL; the protein is encoded by the coding sequence ATGGGTGAACTGGAATCCATTCGCGTCTTTCTGGCCGTCGCCGAACAGCAAGGCTTTGCCGCCGCGGCCCGTCAGCTTGGGCTGACGCCCGCATCGGTCACGCGCACCGTCGCGGCGCTGGAGGAGCGGATGGGCCTTCAGCTGCTGGTGCGGACGACGCGCAAGGTGTCGCTGACCTCGGCCGGTGCGGTCTATGCCGCGCGGGTGGCGCCGCTGGCGCAGGCCCTGGCGCAGGCGTCCGAGGAGACGCGCGAGGCGCAGGGCCTGACCGCCGGGCGTATCCGCATCAGCGCGCCCATGTCCCTGGGGCTGAAGGTGTTGCCCACGGTGCTGTCGCAATTCGCGACGCTGCATCCGCAGACGCAGGTTTCGGTCAGCCTGTCGGACAGTTTCGTCGATATCGTCGAAGAGGATTACGACCTTGCCATCCGCGTCTCGGGTCCGCCCACCGACAAGTCCACCATCTGGCGCAAGATCTGCAAGGTGCCGCGCGTGCTGGTCGCCTCGTCCGACCTTGTGACGGCCCGGGGCGCGCCGCAGACGCCCGAGGATCTGGCGCGTTTCGACTGTCTCGGGTATGGCGCCGATGCGCGCGCCGAGATGTGGGATCTGTCGCGCGGCCCCGGCCGGCGCAGCCACAAGGCGCGCGGACCCTTTCGCGCCAATAACGGCGATCTTCTGGCGCAGCTTGTGCTGAATGGCGAGGGGATCGCGCTGCTGCCGCGTTTCATCGTGGCGGACGATCTGGACGCGGGGCGCCTGGTTCAGGTGTTGCCGGACTGGTCCGCCCCCGATGTCTGGCTGACGCTGTATTATCCGCCCTATGACCGGCTGCCGCCGCGGGTGGCGACGTTTTCGGATTTCTTCGAGACGCATGTGAAGGAAACCTGCGTGCTGTGA